One Pseudonocardia abyssalis DNA segment encodes these proteins:
- a CDS encoding DUF4153 domain-containing protein, protein MSTPVDLTKAPAAPPERLLPPTPPLFPARWTGPTAPAPRAVLGAAVAGGAGLAVAVPEDAAGVGWVVAALVLAATTWVVRRPPHPVDAAWGLLAVVLAGVAAVRDAEWLVTICLLAACAAGSLAVGGRSFRGVVTGALVLPVAALRGVRWAGRGLSVARVNLRMALSAAVGIGLVAVFGALLASADAAFAGLVDGLVPAWDVDGVARVLWLSGLGAVGTVGACFLLVAPPDPPQPRLVPPSRLRPAEWALPVGLLVGLFAVFVAVQFATLFGSDAHVLGTTGLTYAEYARSGFWQLLAVTVLALGVIVLGARWAPRRAGRRGLLGALAVLSLVIVASALSRMWLYQEAYGFTVLRLLVLACELWLGLGFLLVLSTVLARRPRRPLRGMVVAGAVALVALAVLDPERFVAGQNVARYAATGQIDASYLSQLSADAVPVLDGLPEPLRTCALGPIAARTDSSGDWRSANLGRARAADVLAGVTPSRGCGSQY, encoded by the coding sequence ATGAGCACGCCCGTGGACCTGACGAAGGCGCCCGCCGCACCCCCGGAGCGCCTGCTCCCACCGACCCCTCCCCTGTTCCCGGCGCGCTGGACCGGTCCGACGGCGCCCGCGCCGCGGGCGGTGCTGGGGGCCGCGGTCGCCGGAGGGGCGGGGCTCGCGGTCGCGGTGCCCGAGGACGCGGCGGGGGTCGGCTGGGTCGTCGCCGCGCTGGTGCTGGCCGCGACGACGTGGGTGGTCCGCCGTCCGCCGCACCCCGTAGACGCGGCGTGGGGGCTGCTCGCCGTGGTGCTCGCCGGGGTGGCCGCCGTCCGCGACGCGGAGTGGCTGGTCACGATCTGCCTGCTGGCGGCGTGCGCGGCGGGGTCGCTCGCCGTCGGCGGGCGCTCCTTCCGCGGCGTCGTCACCGGGGCGCTCGTGCTGCCGGTGGCGGCGCTGCGGGGGGTGCGGTGGGCCGGCCGGGGCCTGTCCGTGGCGCGCGTGAACCTGCGGATGGCACTCTCGGCCGCGGTCGGGATCGGGCTGGTCGCGGTGTTCGGGGCGCTGCTGGCCTCGGCCGACGCCGCGTTCGCCGGTCTCGTCGACGGGCTCGTGCCGGCCTGGGACGTCGACGGCGTCGCGCGGGTGCTGTGGCTGTCCGGGCTCGGCGCGGTGGGCACGGTCGGCGCCTGCTTCCTGCTCGTCGCCCCGCCCGACCCGCCGCAGCCGCGCCTCGTGCCGCCGTCGCGGCTGCGGCCTGCGGAGTGGGCGCTGCCCGTCGGGCTGCTGGTGGGGCTGTTCGCGGTGTTCGTCGCGGTGCAGTTCGCCACGCTGTTCGGTTCCGACGCCCACGTGCTCGGCACGACCGGGCTCACCTACGCCGAGTACGCCCGCAGCGGGTTCTGGCAGCTGCTCGCGGTGACGGTGCTCGCGCTCGGCGTGATCGTCCTGGGTGCGCGCTGGGCGCCGCGGCGGGCGGGGCGGCGCGGGCTCCTCGGTGCGCTCGCCGTGCTGTCGCTGGTGATCGTGGCGTCGGCGCTGAGCCGGATGTGGCTCTACCAGGAGGCCTACGGGTTCACGGTGCTGCGGCTGCTGGTGCTGGCCTGCGAGCTGTGGCTGGGGCTGGGGTTCCTGCTGGTGCTGTCCACGGTGCTGGCGCGGCGGCCCCGACGGCCGCTGCGCGGGATGGTCGTCGCCGGGGCGGTCGCGCTGGTGGCGCTGGCCGTGCTCGACCCGGAGCGGTTCGTGGCCGGGCAGAACGTGGCGCGCTACGCCGCGACCGGCCAGATCGACGCCTCCTACCTCTCGCAGCTCTCGGCCGACGCGGTGCCGGTGCTGGACGGGCTGCCCGAGCCCCTGCGGACCTGCGCGCTCGGCCCGATCGCGGCGCGCACGGACTCCTCCGGCGACTGGCGGTCGGCGAACCTCGGCCGGGCACGGGCCGCGGACGTGCTGGCGGGGGTCACCCCGTCGCGGGGCTGCGGGTCGCAGTACTGA
- a CDS encoding vWA domain-containing protein produces MMGVVDTARIAHDHGLPGHLVDFVGALRRHGVAVGPGETVDAARVLGALDLMYREHLREGLAAALLRRSGQRQVFDTLFELYFPAALGAGTGEVEVPRVDDAEDGPVDVDALRDILADLLRDGDTDALEELARAVVDALGNSGAQGNGIRGAGGQPSWSAYQALRMLSPETLLARIMDELRTGGAEENTFADEVLRREIRDRIAAFRKMITDEVRRRTAETRGREQVAKTAVPKQTEQVEFLSAHAEQLTALRRTVHPLARRLASRLAVRRKAAKRGTLDMRRTLRRSMSTGGVPMRPAYRTRRPGRPELVILCDVSGSVAGFSHFTLLLVQALREQFSKVRVFAFVERADEVTHLFEPGAELSGVMQRVLREAELVAFDGHSDYGSSFGGFVEHWGEAITSKTSLLVLGDGRTNYRDPNLTVLRRIVGAARHAHWLNPEPRRQWGSGDSAALRYADVIPMHECRTAAQLADVVEALLPI; encoded by the coding sequence ATGATGGGGGTCGTGGACACCGCCCGCATCGCCCACGACCACGGCCTGCCCGGCCACCTGGTCGACTTCGTGGGGGCCCTGCGCCGGCACGGCGTGGCCGTCGGGCCCGGCGAGACCGTCGACGCCGCGCGTGTCCTCGGCGCGCTCGACCTCATGTACCGCGAGCACCTGCGCGAGGGCCTCGCGGCCGCGCTGCTGCGCCGCTCCGGGCAGCGCCAGGTGTTCGACACCCTCTTCGAGCTGTACTTCCCGGCCGCTCTCGGCGCGGGCACCGGCGAGGTCGAGGTACCGCGGGTCGACGACGCCGAGGACGGCCCCGTCGACGTCGACGCCCTGCGCGACATCCTCGCCGACCTGCTGCGCGACGGCGATACCGACGCGCTCGAGGAGCTCGCCCGTGCCGTCGTCGACGCGCTGGGCAACTCCGGGGCCCAGGGCAACGGGATCCGCGGGGCGGGCGGGCAGCCGAGCTGGTCGGCGTACCAGGCGCTGCGGATGCTCTCCCCGGAGACGCTGCTGGCCCGGATCATGGACGAGCTCCGCACGGGCGGCGCGGAGGAGAACACCTTCGCCGACGAGGTGCTGCGCCGCGAGATCCGCGACCGGATCGCCGCGTTCCGCAAGATGATCACCGACGAGGTGCGGCGGCGGACGGCCGAGACGCGCGGGCGCGAGCAGGTGGCGAAGACCGCGGTGCCCAAGCAGACCGAGCAGGTCGAGTTCCTCTCCGCCCACGCCGAGCAGCTCACGGCCCTGCGCCGCACCGTGCACCCGCTGGCCCGGCGCCTCGCGAGCCGGCTCGCCGTCCGGCGCAAGGCGGCCAAGCGCGGCACGCTCGACATGCGCCGCACGCTGCGCCGCTCGATGTCCACCGGCGGCGTGCCGATGCGCCCGGCCTACCGCACGCGCCGTCCCGGGCGCCCCGAGCTGGTGATCCTCTGCGACGTCTCCGGCTCCGTCGCCGGGTTCAGCCACTTCACGCTGCTGCTGGTCCAGGCGCTGCGCGAGCAGTTCTCCAAGGTGCGGGTGTTCGCGTTCGTCGAGCGCGCCGACGAGGTCACCCACCTGTTCGAGCCCGGGGCCGAGCTGTCCGGCGTCATGCAGCGGGTGCTGCGCGAGGCCGAGCTCGTCGCGTTCGACGGCCACAGCGACTACGGCAGCTCCTTCGGCGGGTTCGTCGAGCACTGGGGCGAGGCGATCACGTCGAAGACGTCGCTGCTGGTCCTGGGCGACGGCCGCACGAACTACCGCGACCCCAACCTCACGGTGCTGCGCCGCATCGTCGGCGCGGCCCGGCACGCCCACTGGCTCAACCCCGAACCCCGTCGGCAGTGGGGCAGCGGCGACTCCGCCGCGCTGCGCTACGCCGACGTCATCCCGATGCACGAGTGCCGCACGGCCGCCCAGCTCGCCGACGTGGTGGAGGCCCTCCTCCCGATCTGA
- a CDS encoding M20/M25/M40 family metallo-hydrolase, whose amino-acid sequence MGTRTKLIVAVALVGLVASVVAIVAYAPGCDDASPADAAALVECVTVDDVRAHQRALQDIADANGGNRASGTPGYDASVAYVAEQARAAGLTVTTQDFEFPFFQVESESLARNGRGYAAGTDFATMTFSGSGDVTGTAVPVDVALPPAGPSTSGCEADDFDDFPAGSVALLRRGTCPFGDKAANAVDAGASGVVIVNSGDTPENSAVLQGTLTGPVGIPVVGATSALADELADARVTLSTVTVNETRSSTNVLAETRGGTGERVLMVGAHLDSVPEGPGINDNGSGSAAILAVAQRMASASTERTVRFAWWGSEELGLLGATDYVATLSAPEAERIDAYLNFDMVGSPNAVRFVYDGDDSDAEGAPAGPDGSAEIEDVFEAFYDGRGLAYEGTDFDGRSDYGPFIEAGIPAGGLFTGAEGVTTPEQAAAYGGEAGTAYDPCYHAACDTYDNVDVEVLDQNADAVAHTVLTLAGR is encoded by the coding sequence ATGGGGACCCGCACGAAGCTGATCGTCGCCGTCGCACTCGTCGGACTCGTCGCGTCGGTGGTGGCGATCGTGGCCTACGCACCGGGCTGCGACGACGCCTCGCCCGCCGACGCCGCGGCGCTGGTCGAGTGCGTCACCGTCGACGACGTCCGGGCCCACCAGCGGGCGCTGCAGGACATCGCCGACGCGAACGGCGGCAACCGCGCGTCGGGGACGCCGGGGTACGACGCGTCGGTCGCCTACGTCGCCGAGCAGGCCCGTGCGGCCGGGCTGACGGTCACGACGCAGGACTTCGAGTTCCCGTTCTTCCAGGTGGAGAGCGAGTCGCTGGCGCGCAACGGGCGCGGGTACGCCGCCGGCACCGACTTCGCGACGATGACGTTCTCCGGCAGCGGCGACGTCACCGGCACCGCGGTGCCCGTCGACGTGGCGCTCCCGCCGGCCGGGCCGTCCACCAGCGGGTGCGAGGCCGACGACTTCGACGACTTCCCCGCAGGCTCCGTCGCGCTGCTGCGCCGCGGCACGTGCCCGTTCGGCGACAAGGCGGCCAATGCGGTCGACGCGGGCGCGAGCGGCGTGGTGATCGTGAACTCCGGCGACACCCCGGAGAACTCCGCGGTCCTGCAGGGCACGCTGACCGGCCCGGTGGGGATCCCGGTCGTCGGGGCGACCTCCGCGCTCGCCGACGAGCTGGCCGACGCCCGCGTCACCCTCTCGACCGTCACGGTCAACGAGACCCGCTCCTCCACCAACGTCCTCGCCGAGACCCGCGGCGGCACGGGGGAGCGCGTGCTGATGGTCGGCGCCCACCTCGACTCGGTGCCCGAGGGCCCCGGCATCAACGACAACGGCAGCGGCAGCGCCGCGATCCTCGCCGTCGCGCAGCGGATGGCGTCGGCGTCGACCGAGCGCACGGTGCGGTTCGCCTGGTGGGGGTCCGAGGAGCTGGGCCTGCTCGGCGCGACCGACTACGTGGCGACGCTGTCCGCCCCCGAGGCCGAGCGGATCGACGCCTACCTCAACTTCGACATGGTGGGCTCCCCCAACGCCGTCCGCTTCGTCTACGACGGCGACGACTCCGACGCCGAGGGTGCCCCCGCCGGCCCGGACGGCTCGGCGGAGATCGAGGACGTGTTCGAGGCGTTCTACGACGGGCGCGGGCTGGCGTACGAGGGCACCGACTTCGACGGCCGCTCCGACTACGGCCCGTTCATCGAGGCCGGGATCCCGGCGGGCGGGCTGTTCACCGGGGCGGAGGGCGTCACGACGCCGGAACAGGCCGCGGCGTACGGCGGGGAGGCCGGCACGGCGTACGACCCCTGCTACCACGCCGCGTGCGACACCTACGACAACGTGGACGTCGAGGTGCTCGACCAGAACGCCGACGCCGTCGCCCACACCGTCCTGACCCTCGCCGGCCGGTAG
- a CDS encoding AAA family ATPase, whose amino-acid sequence MSAPQSPLFGSVADVAERLAGVGYLASTAVATTVYLADRLGKPLLVEGPAGVGKTELAKAVAQATGSGLVRLQCYEGIDEARALYEWNHAKQLLRITAGQGKESWDETRDDVFSEEFLLPRPLLTAIRRSEPTVLLIDEMDKADVEVEGLLLEVLSDFQVTVPEMGTISATRKPFVLLTSNSTRELSEALKRRCLFLHLDFPDADLERRIVASRVPELTEALVDALVRTVRVLRTLELRKSPSVAETIDWGRTLLALGLDTLDDDAVRATLGVVLKHQSDTVKAAAELRLN is encoded by the coding sequence GTGAGTGCTCCCCAGTCGCCGCTGTTCGGGTCCGTCGCCGACGTCGCCGAGCGGCTGGCCGGAGTGGGCTACCTCGCCTCGACGGCCGTCGCCACCACCGTCTACCTGGCCGACCGCCTGGGAAAGCCGCTGCTCGTCGAGGGGCCCGCGGGCGTCGGCAAGACGGAGCTGGCGAAGGCCGTCGCGCAGGCCACCGGGTCGGGCCTGGTGCGGCTGCAGTGCTACGAGGGCATCGACGAGGCCCGCGCGCTCTACGAGTGGAACCACGCCAAGCAGCTCCTGCGGATCACCGCGGGCCAGGGCAAGGAGTCCTGGGACGAGACGCGTGACGACGTGTTCTCCGAGGAGTTCCTGCTGCCTCGCCCGCTGCTCACGGCGATCCGGCGCAGCGAGCCCACCGTGCTGCTCATCGACGAGATGGACAAGGCCGACGTCGAGGTCGAGGGCCTGCTGCTCGAGGTGCTGTCCGACTTCCAGGTCACGGTGCCGGAGATGGGCACGATCAGCGCCACCCGCAAGCCGTTCGTGCTGCTCACCTCGAACTCCACGCGCGAGCTGTCGGAGGCCCTCAAGCGCCGCTGCCTGTTCCTGCACCTCGACTTCCCCGACGCCGACCTCGAGCGCCGCATCGTCGCGTCCCGGGTGCCGGAGCTGACGGAGGCGCTGGTCGACGCGCTGGTCCGCACGGTGCGCGTGCTGCGGACCCTGGAGCTGCGCAAGTCCCCGAGCGTCGCGGAGACGATCGACTGGGGCCGCACCCTGCTCGCGCTGGGCCTCGACACCCTCGACGACGACGCCGTGCGCGCCACCCTCGGCGTGGTCCTCAAGCACCAGTCCGACACGGTGAAGGCCGCCGCCGAGCTCCGCCTGAACTAG
- a CDS encoding sensor histidine kinase, with protein sequence MRPLDPVRSIKLKISILLLASGGVGLAYLWFEFRWQPPISTTLVTIVLVLLTAQVLGNGMTRPVREMIDAARAMASGDYSRRVRATSRDEVGELAAAFNRMATDLEAADQQRRELIANVSHELRTPIAALQAVLENVVDGVAEPATLDTALAQTQRLGRLVTELLDLSRIDAGTHVLQRQDGDLEPLLADAVAEAGVTARMAGRGIAFRIDVPEGTTVHADPERLHQVLVNLLDNAARHGPPGSEVHVSGRREGGDIVIEVRDEGPGIAPEDRERVFGRFTRGERAVGGGTGLGLAIARWVVDLHGGRIAVAPSTPGCRIRVTLPVPA encoded by the coding sequence ATGCGTCCGTTGGACCCGGTGCGGTCGATCAAGCTCAAGATCAGCATCCTGCTCCTGGCGTCCGGCGGGGTGGGCCTGGCGTACCTGTGGTTCGAGTTCCGCTGGCAGCCCCCGATCTCCACGACGCTGGTGACGATCGTGCTGGTGCTGCTCACCGCGCAGGTCCTCGGCAACGGGATGACGCGCCCGGTCCGCGAGATGATCGACGCGGCGCGCGCGATGGCGTCGGGCGACTACTCCCGGCGGGTGCGGGCGACGTCGCGCGACGAGGTCGGGGAGCTCGCTGCGGCGTTCAACCGGATGGCGACCGACCTGGAGGCCGCCGACCAGCAGCGCCGCGAGCTGATCGCGAACGTCTCCCACGAGCTGCGTACGCCGATCGCGGCGCTGCAGGCGGTGCTGGAGAACGTCGTCGACGGGGTGGCGGAGCCCGCCACGCTCGACACCGCGCTCGCGCAGACGCAGCGGCTGGGCCGGTTGGTCACCGAACTGCTCGACCTGTCGCGGATCGACGCGGGCACCCACGTGCTGCAGCGCCAGGACGGGGACCTCGAACCGCTGCTCGCCGACGCGGTCGCGGAGGCCGGGGTCACCGCACGGATGGCCGGGCGCGGGATCGCGTTCCGGATCGACGTGCCCGAGGGCACGACGGTGCACGCCGACCCGGAGCGGCTGCACCAGGTACTGGTCAACCTGCTCGACAACGCCGCGCGGCACGGCCCGCCCGGTAGCGAGGTGCACGTCAGCGGACGGCGCGAGGGAGGGGACATCGTGATCGAGGTGCGCGACGAGGGACCGGGGATCGCCCCGGAGGACCGGGAGCGGGTGTTCGGGCGGTTCACCCGCGGCGAGCGGGCCGTGGGTGGTGGGACGGGGCTGGGGCTGGCGATCGCGCGGTGGGTCGTGGACCTGCACGGGGGCCGGATCGCGGTGGCCCCCTCGACACCCGGGTGCCGCATCCGCGTGACCCTGCCGGTGCCGGCATGA
- a CDS encoding type IV toxin-antitoxin system AbiEi family antitoxin domain-containing protein, whose translation MDLPIAGPLLRPRLLAAGVTDDELRRLRRAGELAVLQRGAYADPADPRLERPEGRHALLVAAAVPRVAPDAVLSHVSAVVLLGLPVWNVALGRVHTTRARRSGGVRTGRLHVHTAPLDADEVVEIGGFRATSPARTLADIARTVGFEQAVVILDAALHRHLVTREELCAALERMPRWPGLPAARRAIAFALPGAESPGESRSRVAMARSGVAPPVLQRQVRSPGGDVLGTADFGWPEHGWAGEFDGLVKYGRLLAPGQRPADVLVAEKRREDAMRTALRGLTRWTWGEIDGFTEVARRLPR comes from the coding sequence GTGGATCTCCCGATCGCCGGCCCGCTGCTGCGGCCCCGCCTGCTCGCCGCCGGCGTCACCGACGACGAGCTGCGCCGTCTGCGCCGGGCGGGCGAGCTGGCCGTGCTGCAGCGCGGGGCCTACGCCGACCCCGCCGATCCGCGGCTGGAGCGCCCGGAGGGTCGGCACGCCCTCCTCGTGGCGGCGGCGGTCCCACGGGTCGCACCCGACGCCGTGCTCAGCCACGTCTCCGCCGTGGTGCTGCTCGGCCTGCCGGTCTGGAACGTGGCGCTGGGCCGGGTGCACACCACGCGGGCCCGGCGCTCCGGCGGCGTCCGGACCGGCCGGTTGCACGTCCACACCGCCCCGCTCGACGCCGACGAGGTCGTCGAGATCGGCGGGTTCCGGGCGACGTCCCCGGCCCGCACGCTCGCCGACATCGCGCGGACCGTCGGGTTCGAGCAGGCCGTCGTCATCCTCGACGCGGCGCTGCACCGGCACCTGGTCACCCGCGAGGAGCTGTGCGCGGCGCTGGAGCGGATGCCCCGGTGGCCGGGCCTCCCGGCGGCCCGCCGGGCGATCGCCTTCGCCCTCCCCGGCGCCGAGAGCCCGGGGGAGTCCCGCAGCCGGGTGGCGATGGCCCGGTCCGGGGTGGCGCCCCCGGTGCTGCAGAGGCAGGTGCGGTCGCCGGGCGGTGACGTGCTCGGCACCGCCGACTTCGGCTGGCCCGAACACGGCTGGGCGGGCGAGTTCGACGGCCTGGTGAAGTACGGCCGGCTGCTCGCGCCCGGGCAGCGACCGGCGGACGTGCTGGTCGCGGAGAAGCGCCGGGAGGACGCGATGCGCACGGCGCTGCGGGGCCTGACCCGCTGGACGTGGGGGGAGATCGACGGCTTCACGGAGGTGGCGCGCCGGCTCCCACGCTGA
- a CDS encoding response regulator transcription factor, whose translation MAQRRVLVVDDEPTIAASVAARLRSEGYAVEVAHDGPSAMAAVAAVEPDLVVLDVMLPGFDGLEVCRRIQARPLSRRSPIPVLMLTARDAETDLLVGLAVGADDYLTKPFSIRELAARVHALLRRVDRAQERAETRIVLGELEIDTATRHVSRAGTAAHLTPLEFDLLVHLAGQPRTVVTREALLAKVWGWSDGAGARTVDSHVKALRRKLGADLIRTVHGVGYACEVPA comes from the coding sequence ATGGCTCAGCGCAGGGTTCTGGTCGTCGACGACGAGCCGACGATCGCCGCATCGGTGGCCGCGCGGCTGCGGTCCGAGGGGTACGCGGTCGAGGTGGCGCACGACGGGCCGTCGGCGATGGCCGCGGTGGCGGCCGTCGAGCCGGACCTCGTCGTCCTCGACGTCATGCTCCCCGGCTTCGACGGCCTGGAGGTCTGCCGCCGCATCCAGGCCCGCCCCCTCTCCCGGCGCAGCCCGATCCCGGTGCTGATGCTGACCGCGCGCGACGCGGAGACCGACCTGCTCGTCGGGCTCGCCGTCGGTGCCGACGACTACCTGACGAAACCGTTCTCCATCCGCGAGCTGGCCGCGCGGGTGCACGCGCTGCTGCGCCGCGTCGACCGGGCGCAGGAGCGCGCGGAGACCCGGATCGTGCTGGGCGAGCTGGAGATCGACACCGCCACCCGGCACGTCAGCCGGGCCGGGACCGCCGCGCACCTGACGCCGCTGGAGTTCGACCTGCTCGTCCATCTGGCCGGGCAGCCGCGCACCGTCGTGACGCGGGAGGCCCTGCTCGCGAAGGTGTGGGGCTGGTCGGACGGCGCGGGCGCCCGGACCGTCGACTCGCACGTGAAGGCGCTGCGCCGCAAGCTCGGCGCGGACCTGATCCGGACCGTGCACGGCGTCGGCTACGCGTGCGAGGTGCCGGCGTGA
- a CDS encoding SRPBCC domain-containing protein, with product MNPDLDLALQRVIRAPRDAVWSAWTDPSRLERWWIPAPTVCRVERLEVRPGGAFVTRMSEDGERFDPHMDATFLVVDDGERIVFTNAIDSAWRPAVPAPVPMTAEITLADHPDGTDYRILVRHGDPADRARHAELGFAEGWGSVTGQLAAFVERMAVRPGR from the coding sequence ATGAACCCCGATCTCGACCTGGCCCTGCAGCGCGTCATCCGCGCCCCGCGCGACGCCGTGTGGAGCGCGTGGACCGATCCGTCGCGGCTGGAGCGGTGGTGGATCCCGGCCCCGACGGTGTGCCGCGTCGAGCGCCTGGAGGTCCGGCCCGGCGGCGCCTTCGTGACGCGGATGAGCGAGGACGGGGAGCGGTTCGACCCGCACATGGACGCGACCTTCCTCGTCGTCGACGACGGGGAGCGGATCGTGTTCACGAACGCGATCGACAGCGCCTGGCGACCCGCCGTCCCCGCCCCCGTCCCCATGACGGCGGAGATCACGCTGGCCGACCATCCGGACGGCACCGACTACCGGATCCTCGTGCGGCACGGCGATCCGGCCGACCGGGCACGGCACGCCGAGCTGGGGTTCGCCGAGGGCTGGGGGTCGGTCACCGGGCAGCTCGCCGCGTTCGTGGAGCGGATGGCCGTCCGGCCGGGCCGCTAG
- a CDS encoding TetR/AcrR family transcriptional regulator — protein MARRYSTALRAEQTAQARRRILDAAHTAFTGNGYAGTTLAGVAQAAGVSVQTVYNAVGGKPALLKAVYDVALAGDDEPVPMAQRPAVRAMLAAADGRGCLALYAGAARAIGERTQPVLTVLLTAGDADLRALADTVEDERAAGTRAVAGHLAQRFGLRDGLDVEDAAAVLWALTAPDVADRLVRRRGWGWDRFEAWLGRTMADAVLSTATRSPATG, from the coding sequence GTGGCCCGTCGGTACTCCACGGCCCTGCGTGCCGAGCAGACCGCGCAGGCCCGTCGTCGCATCCTCGACGCCGCGCACACCGCGTTCACCGGCAACGGCTACGCGGGCACCACGCTGGCGGGGGTCGCGCAGGCGGCGGGGGTGAGCGTCCAGACCGTCTACAACGCGGTGGGCGGGAAGCCCGCCCTGCTCAAGGCCGTCTACGACGTGGCACTCGCCGGCGACGACGAGCCGGTGCCGATGGCGCAGCGCCCCGCGGTGCGGGCGATGCTCGCCGCCGCGGACGGCCGCGGGTGCCTGGCGCTCTACGCCGGGGCGGCCCGCGCGATCGGCGAGCGCACCCAGCCGGTCCTCACGGTGCTGCTGACCGCGGGCGACGCCGACCTGCGAGCCCTCGCCGACACCGTCGAGGACGAGCGGGCCGCGGGCACGCGGGCCGTGGCCGGGCACCTCGCGCAGCGGTTCGGGCTGCGCGACGGGCTCGACGTCGAGGACGCCGCGGCCGTGCTGTGGGCCCTCACCGCCCCCGACGTCGCCGACCGGCTCGTCCGCCGGCGGGGCTGGGGCTGGGACCGGTTCGAGGCCTGGCTGGGGCGGACGATGGCCGACGCCGTGCTCAGTACTGCGACCCGCAGCCCCGCGACGGGGTGA
- a CDS encoding ArsR/SmtB family transcription factor — MAQCLTELDGVLVALADPTRREVVRRLGRGPTSVGDLAREFPMTLPSFMKHVRVLETNGLISTSKHGRVRTCTLRPARLALLDDWLAEQRRIWEGRTDRLEQLVTDPTEERR; from the coding sequence ATGGCACAGTGTTTGACGGAGCTCGACGGCGTGCTCGTCGCGCTCGCCGACCCGACGCGGCGCGAGGTCGTCCGACGCCTCGGCCGCGGCCCGACGAGCGTGGGCGACCTCGCCCGCGAGTTCCCGATGACCCTGCCCTCCTTCATGAAGCACGTGCGGGTGTTGGAGACGAACGGCCTGATCAGCACGTCCAAGCACGGCCGGGTGCGCACCTGCACGCTGCGCCCCGCCCGGCTCGCGCTGCTCGACGACTGGCTCGCCGAGCAGCGCCGCATCTGGGAGGGCCGCACCGACCGGCTCGAACAGCTCGTCACCGATCCCACGGAGGAACGACGATGA
- a CDS encoding ester cyclase: protein MRGIFDDLTWEVHETAVDGDLVVVRTTMSGRQTGTFVGYGADGRPEQAFPATGRSFATTQTHWFRVADGKVVEHWANRDDLGTSRQLGWTPPSPAYLVRMVLATRRARRTVSP, encoded by the coding sequence ATGCGCGGGATCTTCGACGACCTGACCTGGGAGGTCCACGAGACGGCGGTCGACGGCGACCTGGTCGTCGTGCGCACGACGATGTCCGGCCGCCAGACCGGCACGTTCGTCGGCTACGGCGCCGACGGTCGCCCGGAGCAGGCGTTCCCGGCCACCGGGCGGTCCTTCGCGACCACCCAGACGCACTGGTTCCGCGTCGCGGACGGGAAGGTCGTGGAGCACTGGGCGAACCGCGACGACCTGGGCACCTCGCGGCAGCTCGGGTGGACGCCGCCGTCGCCGGCCTACCTCGTGCGCATGGTGCTGGCGACGCGGCGGGCCCGCCGGACGGTGAGCCCTTGA